Proteins encoded together in one Urocitellus parryii isolate mUroPar1 chromosome 3, mUroPar1.hap1, whole genome shotgun sequence window:
- the LOC113197157 gene encoding olfactory receptor 2A7-like produces MVGNQTMVTEFLLLGFSLGPKMQVLLFGLFSLFYAFTLLGNGAILALSCLDPRLHTPMYFFLSHLAIVDIAYACNTVPRMLLNLLDPALPISFGGCMTQTFLFLTFAHTECLLLVMMSYDRYVAICQPLRYSAIMSWRVCIGLVVTSWILGVSLALVHLILLLPLPFCGSQKVNHFFCEILAVLKVACADTHIHEVLVLAGAATVLVGPFSSIVVSYAHILGAILKIQSGEGRQKAFSTCSSHLCVVGLFYGTAIVMYIGPQHGDSKEQKKYLLLFHSLFNPMLNPLIYSLRNKEVKCALKRMLMKERTP; encoded by the coding sequence ATGGTGGGCAATCAGACTATGGTCACAGAGTTCCTCCTCCTGGGATTTTCACTTGGCCCAAAGATGCAGGTGCTCCTCTTTgggctcttctctctcttctacgCCTTTACCCTGCTGGGGAATGGGGCCATCCTGGCTCTCAGCTGCCTGGACCCCAGActgcacacccccatgtacttcttcctctcccaccTGGCCATAGTGGACATCGCCTATGCCTGCAACACAGTGCCCCGGATGCTGCTGAATCTCCTGGACCCCGCCCTGCCCATCTCCTTTGGGGGCTGCATGACCCAGACCTTTCTCTTTTTGACTTTCGCACACACAGAATGTCTCCTCCTGGTGATGATGTCCTATGATAGGTACGTGGCCATCTGCCAACCCCTTCGATATTCTGCCATCATGAGCTGGAGAGTCTGCATCGGCCTGGTAGTGACTTCCTGGATTTTAGGAGTCTCCTTGGCCCTAGTTCATTTAATATTACTCCTACCATTGCCCTTCTGTGGATCTCAGAAAGTTAACCActttttttgtgaaattttagCTGTTCTCAAAGTTGCCTGTGCAGATACCCACATCCATGAGGTCCTGGTCTTGGCTGGGGCAGCAACGGTGCTGGTGGGGCCCTTCTCCTCTATCGTAGTATCTTATGCTCATATTCTGGGTGCCATTCTGAAGATCCAGTCGGGAGAGGGGCGCCagaaagccttctccacctgctcctcccacctctgtgtGGTTGGACTCTTTTATGGTACAGCCATTGTCATGTACATTGGGCCCCAACATGGGGACTCCAAGGAGCAGAAGAAATATCTCCTGCTGTTTCACAGCCTTTTCAATCCCATGCTCAACCCCCTGATCTATagtctgaggaacaaggaggtCAAATGTGCTCTGAAGAGGATGCTCATGAAGGAGAGAACACCGTGA